Genomic window (Lutra lutra chromosome 2, mLutLut1.2, whole genome shotgun sequence):
AAGCAGGCGAGGCAACATTAAAGAAACCACACGGCGGCCAAACTCCCACTTAGCCTCAACATGAGAACCTTCCTAGTGAGCAGCCAGTACCATTTAGAAGCTtgggttctggggcgcctgggtggctcagtgggttaagccgctgccttcggctcaggtcatgataccaggtcctgggttcaagccccacatcaggctttctgctcagcagggagcctgcttcctcctctctctctgcctgcctctctgcctacttgtgatttctctctgtcaaataaataaataaaatctttaaaaaaaaaaaaaaaagaagcttgggTTCTCTCATTCTTGTTTGCAGCTTTTGGCCATGTTCTGTGTGCTTCAGCTCCTTTGTAAGATTCCTCAGAAACCTTTCTTCCAGCCATCTGCGTGTTTGCCAGAAGGGAAGAAATACTGTTCTCACGCCCAGGTCAGAGGGCTGAGGAGCACTGGGCTCCTGGTGGCcaggagaggtggaggcagggactGTCCCAATTTCAAATGCCAGACAAGGCAACCATTACAAGAATGGGGAATGAGGATCCTAGGCAAGTGAGTCAGGGTCTGGTCCCTTCCCTCCCCCGTCATGGACAAGTCAGCGACTTATGAACATGACCTCTGTTCCTTGAAAATAACCAATTGTTGAAAATATGAGAGATGGGATAGAAATGAACCTTCAAGCAAAAACAGGGGTGGGATGTTGGGAGAGGCTGACCAGGCCAGACATGTCCCCGGCCACTGTGGATGACTGACTGACAGGGGCCTGACGGCTTGCAGCCGGGGACTGAGGTGGCCAAGGGGCTCCAAGAGTCCCTtagatcttttttcttcctctggaaacCTCATTCCTATCCATATAAAGAGTGGGTTTTCTAAAAAGAACCATTTGGGATAGATTAAGGATTATGACCTCTTTTGAAAACCACATGGCACCTTTTAGAAAGCCATTTCCCCCCAGTTGTTAAGAATTTGCCAGTATGACTTCTGGTCTCTGGGACACGCAGAGGCCTTCTACTTTCCTCAGGCTTATTATTCCACGGCACCAGGAGGGCCAACCAACTGAGGCCAGGAAAATGTAGCCCACAACCCCTCATCTATGGCAGGCAAGTTCTGGATTAGTAAAAGGGGATCCGTAGCCACTGGCCATTAGCCGTTACCTTGCTATCGTCGGGAGCTACCTTGCTATTCCTTTTTATATagttgagaagaatatgtatacCCACACTTACATCACTACTACCCCCACCATTAGAAAATAAGCCACTCCTTGCCCCCGCTTCTCATGAAGTATCTCCTCCTTTGTACCCAGCCCTAGTTCATGGAGTCCAATTTTGCAAAGAGTCATCACCTCCGGTAAAGCCACCTCCGGTAAAGCCActctcaaagagagagagagaggaagatagagAGAAATTCTTTCATTCACCCTAAACACCTTTAGCTTGCTTTGGACATAGTTAAGCCCCTTCCATATTTCTATGCCTGATTTTCCTCCCGGCCAAGCTTCCATTGCTTCCTTCTCCTGATAGCTCTATCCAGCCCTTTCCTCTACCATCTCTCCACTTCCTCCCTAAGTGTGAAGGTTGAGTTTCCTCTCCCCATACTTACAAAACCCAGGCAGGTTGGGTTGCTGGTATGATGCTATCTGGGACAGCCTTATCTAGCTACAAAGTATGAATCAGAGATTACACCACACAGGGCTGGTGCCAGCCAGGCGGGCTGCCATATTGTCAAGTAACCCAGTGGTTGAACAGGGTTGGGTTGAGTAATATGCACCAATGGGAAGTGAGTTTATTAATCATGCAGCATAGTACACTGTTGACGAAAGTATAACTCTGAGGGCCTGATTTGATTGGAGAAGGTGCAGGTGGGGCCGGATGCTAACTATGAAGACACCCAGTGACGCTATCCTTCTCTGATAAATATGCCCTTGAAAAACACATGGAAATCTGGAAGCAAATATCTAGTTTAGCAAAGAGGTGGGTTATATGCTCAATCTTTAGGGCTTTTCAGCCATCTTGGATTccctttgctaaaaaaaaaaaaggatacttcCTTGTGGCTATAGTTGCAGTTTGGAATTTCGAAAGTTTCATGAGGTGAAAGAAGGGAATTCAAGATGGCAGCCCGTGACCTAGAATTGTGTGGGTGAGAAAATGTAAGATTCCATACAGCATTCTCTTTATTGATCTCACACTTcaaaaaacattcttttctaAGGCCACGGCCCACCACCTACACTCGGGTCTGCCCTCAACTTCTCGGTAACTGAAGCCAACCGAAATACCACCCACATTTTTCGGGGCGATGGGCCTGACAGGGGCAGCAAGAGCAGTTTCTGAGCAGGGATGTTGTACTCCATTCCTGTCACTGTATGGTTGCGTCAGGCGGCAAGACATGGTCCCCCAGTTGCTGTATCTACGTCTATGTCTATGCAGCGCGCAGACACCGAGCCCCTGCCCCCAAGCTTCAGTGAGGCAGATGACACACAAAATACATAACAGAAAAGCTCAACTGAGTGTTTTAGAgggcaggcaggaagaaagggagaaaaaggactGATCTGTCCAAGGATCATTCTAGAACAAGCTGCAGGAGGATAAAGGATTGTAAATAAGGTGAAAGGAGCAGAGTGGAGCCGGGACGCACAAAGAAAGTGGGTGGGTATGTATCTCTTTAAGAGAACCGGGAGAAAGCTCTAGGGCTGGCCAATGAACTCAGTCAAGAAAGGGCAAGGTTCTGGGGGAAGAAAGCTCAAAGAGTGGGGGTGGCATCACCTCTATGGGAGATAGAAGTCATAAGATGGGAGGGGTTAATGCTATATAAAATATTCCTTGTATGTCCTCCAAATCTCAGAAGCATTGGATCCCGGGGAGTTCGTAAAAGCTGCTTTTTTTCAGCCAAAACCCTCTTTCCCAGGCAGCTACAAATAGTGAGGCCTGGAGAGTCCTGCCCAAGTGGGGCTGAAGttgcataatttttaaatctgatttttccCAATTATCTGACCACAATAGAGCTTCCAATCTTTCTGGTTATCTTGCCAACCTTGAAGAACCCTCTCTCAAGTCTCCACCTGTTTTTCAGGCTTCAAAAGCTGTAGCAAGAGCACTACTCAATGTGGCTCTAGGGATTCCACAGGGTCCTGCTCTGGTGCTCCCTGTTGGCACCAGAGCTATAGTTCAGCCACTAGAAGATCCCTGCGTCTCTACCCTCAATAGCCATTAGAAAGCAAGGAGAAGGGTTCTAGAAGCTTCCAGTCACCAGTTCCGACTCCCACGGGTTTATCTCATCTGCCTGCCTCATCTCTCTGGCAGTCTAAGACTCCCAGCAGCGTGGAGGAAGAATCCTTTTCTCTCAGAACCACTGTAAACACTCGACACTGGGTTTGAAACAGCAGAGCCCGCGCCAAATTCTGACCAGCTTCTCATGATGCCAAATTCCAGGTCTCACATTGAGTTTTCAGAGCAAGAGCAACAAAGCCTGTACAAGAACCTATCAAACCAGCCtcagccaaaaacaaaacaagacaaaaaacaggCCAAACCAAAACTTTATACtatgaaaacaagaaataaaataaggagattaaTAGGCCGGCTGATTGTCAGCAAACACAATATCTTTACTGTATTAGCATTTGCTCACAGTGCAAATGGTACAACATTACACCATTTCAATATTTcggtttttaaaaatgctgttttcaTTAACTATATTATATTGGCATAACAATGTGACAAAGGAGCAAATGAAATGTTGGTGAAGAATTTCACCTTTTCACAATATCaagcatatttttttaaccttagtATAAGGTACTATAAatccaagaaataaaaacatccacAAAATATATTACAtctggtttgtctttttctaagTACTCAACTTTATAcaaaagtctttcaaaaaatatcATTCCCCATAGGTTTTCCTGtttaaaacctgattttttttctctcagttcaCATAAGTTAgagtgcattttattttgttgttgtttttttaaaacatgcagACATGTAAAAAAATCTGGAGAGCACAACCTTTTGGCaacaaagttatttttctcttagtttaAGCTTAAATGTCTGAGAacagttttattaaaacaaaggaaaactcaGATTATCATGCAGTGACATGCATAAACCAGAAGGagcaaggaaaaaatattaaaggatatTTGATTCCTCCTTCCAGCTTTGAAGTGaccaaaatttttgtttttaataatcatCACATTATAAAAAGTATTCAGCAAAATACTGTCTCTGCAAAGAAAGATTTTACCCTTCAGCTGAAAAAATATGGGCCCTCCTGGCAAACttcatcctcttctctctccttctacaaAAAAGTCCAAGTACCTGGAAATTCACAATCCCCctgctctttgatttttttcccttttcactagactctttttagtattatttatccaccaccaaaggaaacaaaaaacaaacccaaagaacaaaaaaacaaacaaacaaaaacccccgatgctttttttcttaaaaaaaaaaaaaagtgggaaacgCATAAAGTGACTTTAAAAACAGACATTCTGTAAACTCCAGAcctttgttccttctctctgggcAGCTTAGTGACCGCAGGAGAAATAACGCTAAGAGGGAACAGTACATTCAGTCAAGACTGCTGGAAGCTGTGTCAGAGAGCAACCTTCCCTACTACTCCATTTCAAAAGAGTCACccctgtgtgtggggggaggaagTGCTAGGGAGGAAGGGTGCCTGAGAAGAGGTGAGGTAGGGCGGGGAGAAAGTGAGAGCTGGGTGCGGAAAAGATAATGCCTCATTTCAGCAACAGGGATGAATGCAAAAATACCCATATCTTTAAGGAAAATTTGGACagagatgtgtgtatgtgtgtatatgcacgtacacgtacatacatatatatgtgtatatacacacacacacacacatctatgtaGATACAATCTTATCGgttaaatttttcataaaaaataaatcatttaaagcTTATATACCTACAAATTCTCTTTACTCCAGTGCGCTGCACTGGATCGCCAAGTGCcttggagattttattttgctGAGAGTACATgttgtgtgttatatatatatgtatatgtatgtatgtatgtacgtgtgtatatacacacatgcacacacacacacacacacacacacacacacacaccatatacacAGCTTTGAATTCTACCTGTTGTGTGGGCAGTGACAAAGGACGAAAAAAtgagcctgctttcccatcactggggagaaggagaaatgggtATGAGTGAGCGAAAACAGAAAGATGGTGAAATGAGGTGGCTGGTTGAGGCCTGCCTTTCTGGAAGAAGATTTTGAAAGAGATGGGAGAAGGCtttagagagaagggagaggaggggggaaaagggcagaggagcGAACTCAGCAACACAGCTTTTGGAAAGTGGGGCTTGAGGACATAGATCTGTTACAAGGCAGGTTTAGTGATGGCTGCTCCTTCTCCCCGCAGATCAAACTGCCCTGAGGCCTGAGAGGGAAGCGCTCGGAAAAGGAGGGGTGCTGAGGGGCCACCCCTATACGGCGGTAAAAGCCCCACGGCGGCATCTGAGGCATTTCTGTAAGAAACATGATTTCCGAGCAGATGGAAGACCGTCTCCTCCGGCCACGTGCAGGCCCCCAACCTGGGACATTCCCCCAGCGGCCTGGGGACCCGATGTAGGGAAGAGTTTGGGGTGGACACAGCCCAGTTCAGCTCAagagtctcacacacacacatacacacacacgcacacacacacacgcgtgcgcgcgcgcgcacacccACACTCCCACACACAACACTCACGCGAGCACGCACACTCGCGCGGCGCATCCCCGCACGCAGGCGCGCGTGCGTGCGGCGGGCAGCAAGCTCTGCGCTTTGGTGCGCTCcttaccccctccccctctcGGGTCTTCGAGGGGGAACCGAGGGAGACGTGGGGGGAACCGTGAGGTGCTTGGGTCGGGCAAGGCTTGGGCGAGCCCCGCCTTCAGTCCCCCGCAGGTCCTTGGCGCGGCCCAGCGGCCCCTGGATCAAGACGATCCGCACTGAACAAAGCGGGCTAGACGCCACCTTTCCGCCCCCACGCCTTGGTTAAGGGGGGGGCAGCGAAGGGAGGGCGCCTCCTGCCCTGGCCCCCGACCGTTGGCCGGTGTGAAAGGGTGGAAACGGGGGACATCGAAGGGGAACAAGGGACCTTACGTCCATGGAGAGGCCAGGGCGCGGCCCCTGAGCCTCCGTGGCTAGCTTTCCCCGCTGCTTTCAGGCGAGCAGCTGGGAGACACTGCAGGGGAAAAGTGGGGATCTGGGGGCCCGAGCCTCAGGCGCAGGTGGTGACCACAGGGGCCAGGGACACTGGGGGCGCCGAGGACGCAGAGGGCGCACCCCCCTTCTCCGCCTTCTTCTCCTTTTGCTTGAGGTGGATCTTGGCGTGGCGCTTGCGCTCGTCGCTGCGCGCAAACTTGCGCCCGCAGAACTCGCAGGCAAAGGGCTTCTCGCCCGTATGCGTGCGGATGTGAGTGGTAAGGTGGTCGCTGCGACTGAAGCTCCGCATGCAGATCCGGCACTGGAAGGGCTTGTGGCCCGTGTGGATGCGCAGGTGCCGGGTCAGCTCGTCCGAGCGACTGAAACGGCGGTCGCAGCCCTCCGCCGGGCACGCGTGGGGCCGCTCGTGGAGCGGGGTCTTGCTGGGTCGGTTGGGATACTTGCGGGGCCGGATGGGCTTGAGCGTGAGCGGCGGCTGGGGCAGGCTGCCAAAGCCCGGGTGGATCTGCTTGTCTTTGAACGCCTTGATGGTCTCCAGGGGTGTAATGGGGGGCGGGTTGACCCGGATGGGGTCCATGCCCTGGAAGGGCTTGTGCTCCGGAATGGAGCCCATGTCGTTGGGGTGGTGGTATAGGTTGTAGTCAGGAATCATGGGGAAGAGATTGCTGTCCAAGGCCGGCTTGGCCGATTGGTAATCCTGGGGGGAATAGGCGAGCCCGGGGTTGCCTTGGGGGTCGTGGAAAGACACAGGCTCCGAGTAGAGATCACTGCAGTTAGAATAGGGGGGCAGCGCCGGGTACATGGCCTCCACGTCGCCCTGCGGCGGCTGCACCATGCTGGCCGTGGAGGTCTGAGTGCTGAGTGCCCCTGAGGCAGGGGGCACCCCCAAGATGCCGGCGCTCATGAGGCTAATGATGTTGTCCTGACACCAGTTGGAAGGGGAGTCGAAGGCGAACTTTCCCAAGTAGGTCACGGTCTTGTTGCCGGGGGCTGGCTGGAAGGAGCCCGAATAAGAGAGTTCCGGGTTGGGCTTCTCGTTGGTCAGACCGATGTCCATCACATTCTCTGCGGAGAgcggggaagagaggggaggggtgagtGAAGCCGAGCCGGCTCCCGGGCCGGGGCGCCCAGGTCCTCGCCCAGGTGTGGAGGGTGCGGCCGGGTGGAGCGAAGAGCGCGCGGGGTAGGAGGAAAGCTGCGCCCGAGCGCAAAGCGGGCGGTGCCGCGCTCCCGGGCGCAACCTGGATACAGCAAAATACTACGGATCGGGGTGTGGAGTGGcggctgcacacacacaccacacacgccGCGCACACACTCACGTatcacacgcgcacacacacacacgcgcgcacgcgaGAAGCATTGTTGTTGTTTCCGAGGTGGGGCGGGCAGGTAGCTGCAGCTACAGGTAGTTTGAGACCCGGAGCGCGCCGGGCTCTCGCTCTCTAGCGCACGGAACTCGGCCTCTTCCCCTAGCCCTGTCCGCGCCGGGACGCCGCGCCTTTCCTGCCCCGACGAAGCCCCCAGTGGGCACCACGCCCGGGTCGCCGACCCGGAGCGCTCCGACGCTTTGTCCTCGGCACGTAGAGGGGTTCTGCCCGCAAAGGGAGCTCTCCCGCCGCCTTCCAGTGCCCCAGCCTTCGCCAGGCCTGGAGGAGCTTTCGGCTCTTGCTGCAGGGGGGAAAGCCCAGCCTCAGCTAGCGAGGGTGGAGGGCGGGCGAAAACCGGCCCGCGTTTCCATCGCGGGAGTGGCCGCTCTTCCCAAGCCCCGTGGCTGGGGGATCGCCCCCCGTGATGGCCCCCGCGCGGGTGgacccccctccctctccccgccgTCCCCACACCCCCACGGCTTTGCTGAACGCCCCGGAAAGGCAGCGTCGCAGTACCTCTCCCACCGCGGGGACTCCACGCCGCACATGGCTCCATCCCGGGTGGGAGGCTGAGGGAGTAAGGGGGGAGAGCGCGGGTGAAAGGGACGCTGGGCTCCTCCCGGGAAAGGGGGCGACAGCACCACGCCTTGCGCGCAGCCTGGCGATCGCGCCCCCTAAGTGGAGAACCCCAGAGCCGCTCGCACCTACCTCCCTCTGGTCGGCGGCTGCCCCCACCCGGGAGAACCGAAGCCTCTACCGTGGCGTCGCCAACCGAGCCTTCCCGATCGGGGAGGGCGGGAGGAGTGGGTGGGAAAAGCAACTCGCCCCCCGGAAAATTCCCAGCGCGCCCCCcacctctccatccatccatccatccatccacccatctatccatccatccatccatccatccatagaTCGCCAGCtcgttccctcctcttcttcctctcttcccctctccttcctcgcTGCCTCGCCGCCTCCCCGCCGCCCTTACCTGTAGCCATCTGATTATAATGGGCTACCGAGTCGCTGCTGCCAGAGAAGAGGTTGAGCGCGCTGGGGATCTCCTCGGGGTACAGATTGTCAGGCAGTTGGTTTAGCAAACTGCTCATGGTCACCGGCAGCTTCTCGGCGAGTTTGCCGGTCATAGCACTCCCgagctgccgccgccgccaccgccgccaccgccgccgctcGCTCCTAACGCAGCTTCCAGGCAAGCGGCATCCGAGAGGCGATCCGTGGTGCAGGGGAAAAGCATGCGAGAGGGAAAgttcggggggagggggagggaagaggggaaggggtgggccaGGGGAGGGGATCTTCTCTttttggggtgggtgggagataGGGCAAAAGGGGGTAATCCTCTTGGGTGCCTCAGCTGGTGCCGTAAGAGGCTGGGGGGGGGCGtgtgcgggggggtgggggggcggcctGGGCTGGGGGAATCTCGGCCCGAGGGGGTTGGATGCGGCCTCAGTATTGATCTCACAAACAGATGCGCGCCGgcggcccccccgccccccgagccgccaccgccaccgccgccactgccgccgccgccgcctctgccgctgctgctgccgctgctatCACCACCACCAGCCCCGCCGCTTCCTAGCAAGCTCACTGCTGCCCAAAAGCTCCCAGCCAGGGAACTCCACCAGCCTATTTATCTGAGCCCCGGGAAAGCTCCGTGACGTAGCTGCCCATATATGGACAGACAAAGCCCAGCCGAAGGGGCGCGACGTCACAATGGAAGCTCCTCACAATGGAACATTAGAAAGCAGGAAGCGGGCCGCAGCCAACATGCGGCGCCCGCAACGCTCGCGCACcttaagaaaatgagagaaagagaaaaataaaatagaagaatgaaggaaaattcGAGacgagagaggaaaagggaagcatCGATCGCAAAGAGTAAAGCGCTCGGCGCGGAGTTGAAAAAGCAATAACTGCCTGTGTGTTTATAGGAGGTCTGCACTCTGGGAGCGCGCTTGTaccgcgggggagggggctgagtTGTTTGCAAGTGGCCTCCAACACCcggagcagggagaaagggaattgGA
Coding sequences:
- the EGR3 gene encoding early growth response protein 3 isoform X2: MTGKLAEKLPVTMSSLLNQLPDNLYPEEIPSALNLFSGSSDSVAHYNQMATENVMDIGLTNEKPNPELSYSGSFQPAPGNKTVTYLGKFAFDSPSNWCQDNIISLMSAGILGVPPASGALSTQTSTASMVQPPQGDVEAMYPALPPYSNCSDLYSEPVSFHDPQGNPGLAYSPQDYQSAKPALDSNLFPMIPDYNLYHHPNDMGSIPEHKPFQGMDPIRVNPPPITPLETIKAFKDKQIHPGFGSLPQPPLTLKPIRPRKYPNRPSKTPLHERPHACPAEGCDRRFSRSDELTRHLRIHTGHKPFQCRICMRSFSRSDHLTTHIRTHTGEKPFACEFCGRKFARSDERKRHAKIHLKQKEKKAEKGGAPSASSAPPVSLAPVVTTCA
- the EGR3 gene encoding early growth response protein 3 isoform X1, which gives rise to MDGWMDRWVDGWMDGWRGGGRAGNFPGGELLFPPTPPALPDREGSVGDATVEASVLPGGGSRRPEGGRCERLWGSPLRGRDRQAARKAWCCRPLSREEPSVPFTRALPPYSLSLPPGMEPCAAWSPRGGRENVMDIGLTNEKPNPELSYSGSFQPAPGNKTVTYLGKFAFDSPSNWCQDNIISLMSAGILGVPPASGALSTQTSTASMVQPPQGDVEAMYPALPPYSNCSDLYSEPVSFHDPQGNPGLAYSPQDYQSAKPALDSNLFPMIPDYNLYHHPNDMGSIPEHKPFQGMDPIRVNPPPITPLETIKAFKDKQIHPGFGSLPQPPLTLKPIRPRKYPNRPSKTPLHERPHACPAEGCDRRFSRSDELTRHLRIHTGHKPFQCRICMRSFSRSDHLTTHIRTHTGEKPFACEFCGRKFARSDERKRHAKIHLKQKEKKAEKGGAPSASSAPPVSLAPVVTTCA